The genomic interval ATGGCCCACCTTCAAGAGGCATAAATAAAGGCGGTATAATCACATTAGAAGTAACGTGATTATAACTCCTTTACCTTTATGATAACAATGCACAACAATGGAAATAATGTAGGTTAAAGGAAAATACAACAACAGAGCCACATTCATTTTCAATTGTTTCAACCATGCCCTTGTCCTTCAATTGAGCACCAGGATTACACTTATCTCATGTTGCACAGGCCAGTGGATCCAATCCAAGGAACTGATTTAACCCTTGTGTTGTGTTAGGGTTGGACCGATTTAGAGTCTTCCTCAAAGAGAAGTATGCTTTTTTTTGATTCAATAGACCCTTTTCACAGCAGCGTCCTCGTGGGACAAACAAAGATGTTGCTCATAAACCTAATTAAGTTTCTGCTACTTTTATATAGAAGGGAACCAGTAGACTAAACTAGTGAAGATCAGTTTGCTACCCGTGTATCTTCTCTTGGGATTCATGACCATGGCATTTTAAAAGGGTAGAACTTTTTGACTAAGATTCTGACTAGGATGGTGAAGGGATATGTTACAATGGTGGTGCTAATTCAAGACTTGGATTAATTGGTTAAACAGCATTCCAATGTCTGGGTAGGAACACCATCAAAGGTAACATGGAGTGAACACAGCACAATGAAGAGCCACtgtcatctcctccaccaccaccaccaccaccaccacctccacctccaccacctccaccaccaccagcaccactatcaccagcaccagcaccaccaattccacctccaccaccaccagcaccagcaccccccccccccccccaccacccccaccaccaccaccaccaccaccagcaccaccaccaccagcaccaccaccaccagcaccaccaccaccaccacccccaccaccaccactccccccACATCAGCCCTCACCCTGGGCCGGGGGCCTACCTTTGAGGACGATGGGGTCCTTGCCCTCCCTCCTCAGGGACTCCAGCACCACACTGAGGGGCTGCGAGGGGGCCAGCCGCGCCGGGTCGGACGTGCTGTCGTCGTACACCACCAGGTCGCGCGcgaagaccccccccctgaAGGAGTCCTTGGCCTCGCGGCAGGACACCAGCTCCAGCACCGTGACCTTGCCCTgctgcagccgccgccggcTGATCTTGTCCGAGCAGTTGATGTGCACGGCGCCGCGCACGTGGCCCTTGTTGTATTCCGTGAAGGGCCGGCAGTCCACGACGACAGGCAGGGGCCCCGCCACCGGGTGGCCCACGGGGCAGCAGGCCAGCCGCCGGGCCAGTTCGTTGGGGTGGATGACCCGGAAGGAGTGCTGGGCCCGGGGCGGGCCGGTGGAGCTGAGGCTGGGGGTGCTCCCGGCCCCGTGGCTGCCCAGCGCCGTGGGCGCCGGGCTGGGGGAGGACGGCCCCGCATAGCTGAGGTTGGGGCTGCTGGCGCTCACCTGGCTGGGGGCGTGGTGGTGGCCGTGGTGGGCGTGAGCGCGTGCGTCCCTCTCATAGGTGCTGACGGAGCAGCAGCTGGCACTGCTGCAGCCACACGACAAGGAGCGCGTAGAGCCGTTGGATGAGGGCATATACGTCACGAGATCGGTCGTCGATCGGATCTGGACCAGCGTGGTGCTGCTGACGATGGtcttgccgccgccgccgccgccgctgccggtGCTGCTGGTGCTACTGATGCTACTGATGCTACTGATGCTACTGATGCTACTGATGCTAGTACTGATGCTACTGATGCTAGTGCTGCTGGTACGACggctactactgctgctgctgctgctgccgccaccGCTGTTGATGGCGATGGCGTCCAGGTAGCTGGCGTCCAGGCGCAGTTGGAGTTCCTGAGGTCGGACCGGCCTGGGCAGCGCCACCACTATTCTGTCGTCTAGAGGAGATGGAGGCATGGGGAAGGCCGAGGGCGGGACGGACACGGAGAAGTCAACGCAGCACTGTCAGGAGAGCACAACAGGAGGCAAACAACGGGATGAGGTTGTGGCTAGACActgtggagagggtgagagaagaCCACATGAATGGAGGCACAGACCTAGGGGAGTGAAAGTGGCTGAAAACGATTCAGCCAAAAGCATAGTATATTGGGAGCTCTCTGGTGTGTTTGTAAAAACATCTCTCCCAATTTACATCTAACAGTTGCAGTGTAGGCAAATATTTGTAGTACTTTACCCCAAAGGGCAACACCCAAGTTGAAGGTAATAATTAGAATGTAATTACTGATATAGAATGACATTAGGGCTGAATGCCATCAAAGGCTAAGCAATTCATGTGATTCTTTGCTACAAATGGAATGGCTAATTATACTACACTTAGCATCCCAATTATGTGGACAGTTCAATATCAGCAAAATAGTGTGTGACCAAAAGAAATtatacaccaaaaaaaaaagcgacATAATATACTGCATCAACGCTACGCCGCAGTTCAGTCTCTCCCTCGACAGAAAGTCGAAGGATTTGCAAACGTTGAATACCGTTTGACcaatatatcccccccccccccaaaaaaataaaaacaataaacccACAAAGACAGCATTCGCAGTCTGTATCATGTAAAAGGCACGAGTCGAGCGTTGCCAGTGATGACTATCGCTGTCTGTGAAGACGTGCAGTGTGCTGCTCGGCTCAGGATATCATTCATGGCAAATTCATTGAAGAAACCGGCAGGAGAACGTGCTGGGAATAGGATGGCTGGGACCGTCTGGATTTGCTTATCCTGTGAGTGTATCCTCACAGAAACAGCAGGACGGCAAACAAATTGTGCTTTTCTCAGTAGAGATGCTTAATTATATATCCCTTTTTATCTCACTCATGATGAGAAGGTAGGCTATCACTGACACTAGCGTTATAGCGACGATATAATGATGAACCGCCTTTAAAACATCTTTAAGTATTAGCTCAGTGCAGATATCGTCTCTTTTTTAATGGAAACACTTGAAAttcattgaatgttttttttgtggaggACTACATGGTATATGCTGTGTGTCTCATTTATCAACCCAAACAGGACAGCCACATAGGGATTCAAAGATTACAAAAAAAAGTTTACTTACATTATTCTTCAACGTTGTGTTATGCCTTGCGTGCAGTATAAACGGATATTATTCCCCGTCGCGGAAAAACGCTGCCTCTGTTCAGTTCGTCCCGGTGATGTAGATGGGCAACATTTTGACTTTTACCCGGTGGCTCCCCCAGTAATAATACTGAGGGAACTCGGACAACCTACAGAAGTCCCGCTCTGGGATTGACACGTATGCTAACCAATCCACGGCTTCATTAATATTCAATTCATCCGCGGCATACAGTGAGCGCCAGACCAGTGATGGGAGGGTTGTTGTCGAATCGTCATCGTCTTTGGTTGGCGGGGATTGTCAATTGAACGGCGTTCGGTGCTGGAGAGTCCCGTGTGCGAGAGGATGATGTCATTGGCAGCCAATCAAACGTCTGCTAGAGCGAATTAAGGAAAAATGAGTGAATAAGCGACGCCGTGGTGTTTGCGCCTTCGATTAATGCACACCGTTAAGTCGCACCGGTCGCGATTCAAACGGACGGTGCCCTCACACTGCTGCCTGCAAACACCTGCTAACTGAAACAAGTAGGCACAGCACACATGATGCATGATGAGGCATAACTGCGTTTTGCAATGACAATGCGCAGTGGGTGGTGGCCTTCTTGCTATAGGCAATCTGTTGTGAGTGACTATTAATTTACTTTACTTTGTATATTAGGTAAGACCTATAGTagcatgtaggctactgctactactatgtTTATATTGACTAATTTAGTATTAATGTAATAGTCAACCCATAGCACGATTGAAAAGAGGATCAAACGGAAATATTACAAAGGAAGGGGTCATTCTGGCCTCAAACTTTCTCCTCATCTTCCTTGGAAATCTGGAACAatatacacacatttacaatTGCTATTTAAAGCTCTCTGTAGAGATGGTTATTTTTAAGCGGACAGCTGATCAAAGCCCATCCTAATTGAGTTCTCAGCTACTCTTGTTTCATTTGCAATGAAGGGTAAATGGACAAGcaattgtgtctgtgtgtgtgtggtgtgtgtgtgtgtgtgtgtgtgtgtgtgtgtgtgtgtgtgtgtgtgtgtgtgtgtgtgtgtgtgtgtgtgtggtgtgtgtgtgtgtgtgtgtgtgtgtgtgtgtgtgtgtgtgtgtgtgtgtgtgtgtgtgtgtgtgtgtgtgtgtatgaatgagaatgtaataaaaaaaaaagaaaaacacatgtCTAATAACTCAGGTTGTCATGTTTTCAGATGTATTTGACATGATAATAGGCCATTAGGTATTATGCTATGCTTGTTAGAAACAAGCTACAGTGTTCATATAAACACTGCTACTGATGTTAGATTCATAACTCTCAatgaaaacaacaataacactTGTTATTTATCAGCCCACATAAATAGACAGAAGTTCATCTCAGAACAATGGGTGAAGCCTTAACAATTGATATATGTATAAACACAACTGGTTTAGTCTGTATGGTGACTTGAGGGTGGTGTCATTCTTGTTCGGACTACAATATCTTATTGCCTAACTAAACAGACAACATTTGGGATACAACATTGTGACTAATTAGAGGCAACAAAACAATCTTCTAAATTGAAACCATTATTTTGGATCTTATTGTCAGTATAACTTAATTTGATGGAGAGGAGAATGAAACAAcatttaaaagtattttttggaACTAAGTAACTAAATGAATCTACAGatatttttgtttcatttaaaaaatatattatttttaggTTTTATGATGTCTATAATATGATTGTAGACATCATAAAATAATGTTTGTACCCACTTCTGACTCCTGACTCATctatataaactatatatatgAGTAAGTATGAGTATGAGTATGAGTATATAAGTAACTATAAGTGCATGATGACAAATGAAGGGTTCAGTTGTTTCAGGTACAGTTTAATTCTCTACCTTTCTTAATGTCAAAGGCCGGAAACCTGTGACACAGTGTGGCTTTGTGTCTCATTTTGTGCAGGTGTCCCAAAATACACCAGATAATGTCAAACTTTGCTGTGTGTCAAACTTGGCTGTTTAAACACAGCAAAGTGGTTAGcctgatgctctctctctctctctctctctctctctctctctctctctctctctctctctctctctctctctctctctctctctcggtgtgtGTATGGAAACTGTGACAGCTTGCAGTCTGGTATTTGCCGGTGCGAGAAGTGAGAACCGCACGGCTTCCTGTGTGTCGGGCGTCGCGTACACGTCGTTTTGCGGGGGCTGTCACACCTCGTGGTGCAGGAAGAACCCGGGTTGTCATGCATCTATGCattcaccctatccctaacccaCACCTTCACCtcagctcccccccccacacacacacacacacaccctgaacgGCCTGTTAATTAGTCATCATCGCCACTCTTTACTCCTTAGGCATTAATATCAATTGTAGATTTAGTTGggttatattaaaataaacccCTCCTCAATGCCCACCGGTAACTTATTTTGCTCCATCTGGCTCTTGTTGTAACACCAACTTATCCCTTCATTCCGGGAGAACGGTTCTTCAGAGGCCTTTCTGAGACAGAACTGCACAGATGGACATACTGCAGATTTAACAGCTTGAATATCAACATGTCCGATGATGGGAGGGAGGACAAAGTGGCAGATATTCAACAGTCTGTCAACCAAGAGGTCTTTGTTTTTGCTGCAAATTTATCACCCTGTTTTTAGCTGTTAAAAATGCAGCAGGACAAAATCTACAAGCCACTAGCACCTTTTTCTATTCCCTGCTGTGTCATTTTCCGACGTATGCTAGCCATGGTACAACTGAATAAGCCTTGTTGCTTCAGAAGGACACAGATGTTGGAAAACATATGAATTGCAGCGACACATTTCTTGGATGTGAGACTTTTTACACAGttaacacacacaataaattaaACCAGTTGCCACTATTCAAACTACAGTTGATGCCAGCACCATCTAACATCAGACTTGGCCTAACTTTGTCATGTATTGCTTCTCTCAAGCCAGAAACACTCTGGACAGTTTTGTATTGCTACGTGAATGCGTAGAATGTCTTTGGATATAATGTTGTGtataatattcaaaagatgtCTGGATGTTACACATACTTTCTTCAATTGtttatgtttaaataaagaTCCCAAAAGTCTAGAAAATGTAtaagcaaaaaataaatcaggGAAATATAAGGGATAGATTATAAATACTACAGTGTCATGGCAGTTGTTGTCACCAgcgaagacaaacacacacacacacacacacacacacacacacacacacacacacgcacacacacaaaaacacatgcatatcCATACACAAGCTggaggcacatgcacacagggagGAGAACATATGTTTACCTTCCAAAATTCAATGAAGtctatgttgtgtgtttgtgtgtgtgtgtgctcatatgctgacatgtgtgcatgtacgtgtgtgttagcgtgcttGCGtgaatgtatgtctgtgtgtgtgtgtgtgtgtgtgtgtgtgtgtgtgtgtgtgtgtgtgtgtgtgtgtgtgtgtgtgtgctcccatgcgtctgcgtgtgtgtgtgtgtttgtggcccagGCCGCCACAGAACAGATTCCCTGGAGAAGCAATGGTTTACATCTCACCATGAACGCTCTGTCCCTTCGTTTTCataacagacccccccccccccaaccccctctgcTTCTGCGCTAGGTCAGTGTGCCCAGTATTATTCATTGGAGTTGGCATGTCCTTTCTCCTGGAGTGAGCATGACTCATCTCCACGGTCCCTTAGCAACTGCTAAATATTGTTTGACTATAATAACGCAGAATAAACTACAGAAAACCATTTTGttaggttcccccccccccccccccaatgcttactctcacatacactaaaGGCACGTGGAAATGGGACACACACGGGGAAATTATGCAACGTCGCTGTtctagcccccccctccccttcatgTGGCGTGTTGGCTGATAAAGACACGCGTGCGCGTTAGCATAAATAGCCTAGCGCCCGAGCTCCCTCGCGGCCCAGCAATGAAGTGTGCGATAACAAATCTCCAGAATAGCAAATATTGTCATTCCGCCCGTGGTGGTGGGAGGCTAATTGGAGGCTGACCTTATCCCAGAGCGGCCGCGGCTCTCACACGGGCGACTGGATTCACATGGACTCGGGCCTCGCTCCACCACGCCTCTTAGTTCGGCccagcagcaccccccccccccctgctcctgaaacacttctgtctctttctccgaGGAGGGTTACCAGATTTCAAACCCACGACCGGCACCATAGCAGCAAAGTTATGATGGCGCGCGGCCCTCCACATCcgtttactgtgtgtgtctgtgtgtgagaagcTTTGGGGGAGAGGGTTGAGTTGAAACAAACACAGGGATCCTGGGCTCTAGTATAAATAACCATGACTCTCTCCCTCGCGCCCGGCACTCATCATATCTAAATAGCAACCGTTTCCaagggctggtggtgggggtcacctatcacaggggaggagggtgcAGTAGTGGGGAGACAGGCGTGGCAGCGGTCCCAGAGgaagaggggtgggtggggggggggggggggggggggggggggggcccttggACTGGCGCGGTTGGTCTTCACGAAGACCCCACATGAGAGCTTGGGGCCACAGGTAGCTGAATGCGATCCACAGTGGGAAACAGTTCACCATCATGGTTAGACGCAGTCTGGACTGGGTTATCATTGTGGTGCATTGCTAGCTTAGTTTGTTGGTTAGTTTGCTTAGTTAGTTTGATGAAGAATTGTAATGTCTTTTCGCCTCAGGATCAGAAAAAATGAAATCGGTTAACATACAAACAATGTCACAATCACACCTTTTTGTCCACCTTTTTGTAGAACAACAATGTTTCCATGGCATCCCAAGTTTTTGTTGAAATATATAGCCCAAGCTTGGTTTGATGTCATCTGCTGCATTGCATCTTCAAGTCCATCTTAGGGGATGAAGAGTGCTGCTTAGATTGTGTTCCTCAATGGTTTGTTTTTAAACCACTGCTATATTTGAAATGATACAGGGAATTCCCCCTCTCTATCATACCATCACAAACAGAAATAAACATTCTCAAATTGCCCATGTTGTCATCTGACTAACTGCGTTCCAGTTGCTACACTTGCGTTGTCCTATTAAAACCTTTTCGAAAAACGAATGTGTCTACTTGGCAGTGAAAGGGTGACATATCTCCCAACCCTGAATCTGACTTGTCCTCAATGTTATGAAAGCTATGCCATAGGACTGTTTCACATTCAAACTATTTAGTAGAGGGTAGCGGAACCTTAGAGGTGTCTCTGTCACCTTTATATAAATGTTATTTAAAGTCGCACAATAGTTATTTAGAGCCCTGAGACCCGGCAAACCAGAGGAGGATCTCCCACTCTACTTTCACTTtcaacattttctttattttgtgtcAACCAAAGTCAATGTGTTTAGAATGAAACAACCTAATGAGGAGGTTGACAAAGGCACCCGGCATCGTGAATAGAATGAAAAACGATGCTGTGTCATATTAGTACGAGACGGATAACGTTTCAGTTACTGAGAGAGGGATGCGgtaaagaaagagaaagtgcGGAAGTTGAGGAAACCATTGAATAATATGAGATGGTGGAGCATTCATGAGAGAGCCGTAAAAGTGAAAGaagttaagagagagagagataagaatCTTTCGCcacatagcataattgcctaggTCATATTTTGACAAAATGttgatatctaacctaactctacCTCCTACCTAACACTGGTGACGTATCCTAacccaatcagagtgctttttacattccataatcactatctgccaAAGTCTTCTATTTGACTAAGGCATTTTTGACGCTAAATACAAGAGGAACCTAAAAATATGACTAAAAGTTCCGCAGAAAATGGGGATAGGGAGGTAATAATAAGGCAAAGAGAGGATCACACTGAAGGTAGAGCGAGGtatggacagagagacactgatCAGGTCATGGTGGCGCCTGTCAGACAACCATAGCGGCGACTGATATGTGTCAGTTGGTGATGTCACTGCATGCTGGTGGTCCATGAGAGAGTGTGATGAGCCAGAGGATGACCTCATCAACCCTACATGCTGTCAGACAGGTTGGGAAAGAGCTTTGGTCCTGCACTCTCATTGTTTCACACGTAATGCTGTCATTCAGCCAGCCTCTGTCCCGACTCCCTACCATTTGTTAATCTGAccgaacacacagacaacacggggggacaggggggcacacacaaacagcaattTTATAATGGATtaaggggtgggtgggggtctaAACGTTGATCAAAGCTTTCAGAGTGCCCACaacattttttacttttaaaaggAATGTGTCCGGACAACTCTCCTGACATGGATGGCTTCCACAAAAGTTGTACTTAAATGTTCGATTTTGCGATTTTCGATCGTTTCTTGATTTACTTGAACATTACAGGTCACATTTAAAGCACCTACTTAGAGAGGAAAAACAGAGGATGAATAAGTCTGTTGTTTACATcccaataatattttttttggtgtgtgtgtgtttatatgtaaaATATCaatttaaaatgttaaaattaACCATAAATGGCCTTAGACCAGcgcaaacaaaatgaaaaaccCATTGCCATCCCCAAATGTCACAA from Gadus macrocephalus chromosome 21, ASM3116895v1 carries:
- the dusp10 gene encoding dual specificity protein phosphatase 10 translates to MPPSPLDDRIVVALPRPVRPQELQLRLDASYLDAIAINSGGGSSSSSSSSRRTSSTSISSISTSISSISSISSISSISSTSSTGSGGGGGGKTIVSSTTLVQIRSTTDLVTYMPSSNGSTRSLSCGCSSASCCSVSTYERDARAHAHHGHHHAPSQVSASSPNLSYAGPSSPSPAPTALGSHGAGSTPSLSSTGPPRAQHSFRVIHPNELARRLACCPVGHPVAGPLPVVVDCRPFTEYNKGHVRGAVHINCSDKISRRRLQQGKVTVLELVSCREAKDSFRGGVFARDLVVYDDSTSDPARLAPSQPLSVVLESLRREGKDPIVLKGGLHAFRQCHEHLCDHSLRLHEGPNGGGGGGGPGAAAALAGHAVGPLPSMPDIENAELTAILPLLYLGNERDARDLAMLRRANIGFVLNVTTHLPLFHYDTGLFCYKRLPATDSNKQNLRQYFEEAFEFIEEAHQAGMGLLIHCQAGVSRSATIVIAYLMKHTWMTMTDAYKFVKARRAIISPNLNFMGQLLEFEEDLNSGITPRILTPKLMGVETMV